In Janthinobacterium rivuli, a single genomic region encodes these proteins:
- a CDS encoding AAA family ATPase, which translates to MFSKIHQAAQQIGEVLVGKHLQIRQALACVLAGGHLLIEDVPGVGKTTLAHALAISLGLQWKRQQFTSDLLPADVAGMSVYDRGSGSFVFHPGPLFTQVLLADEINRATPKTQSGLLEAMEERQVTLDGVTRALPQPFFVIATQNCAHQLGTFPLPESQLDRFLMCVTLGYPDAAAERELLLGADRRAMLQTLPAVMNAEELLQAQAGLRAIHASAAVVDYVLALVHATRVPGVFADGLSPRAALALLQAARAWAALAGRDHVTPDDVQAIVVPVCAHRLHAAQGSTDSRTLLQQLLLATPV; encoded by the coding sequence ATGTTTTCGAAAATACACCAGGCCGCACAGCAGATCGGCGAAGTTCTCGTCGGCAAACACTTGCAGATCCGCCAGGCCCTAGCCTGCGTACTGGCCGGCGGCCACCTGCTGATCGAAGACGTGCCCGGCGTGGGCAAGACGACTCTGGCGCACGCGCTGGCCATCTCGCTGGGCCTGCAATGGAAGCGCCAGCAATTCACGAGCGACCTGCTGCCTGCCGACGTGGCCGGCATGAGCGTGTATGACCGGGGCAGTGGCAGTTTCGTGTTTCATCCTGGTCCCCTGTTTACCCAGGTGCTGCTGGCCGACGAGATCAACCGCGCCACGCCAAAGACGCAATCGGGCTTGCTCGAAGCGATGGAAGAGCGGCAAGTGACGCTCGACGGCGTCACACGCGCGCTGCCGCAGCCGTTTTTCGTCATCGCCACGCAGAATTGCGCGCACCAGCTGGGCACCTTTCCCCTGCCCGAATCGCAGCTCGACCGTTTTCTCATGTGCGTCACCCTGGGCTACCCCGATGCGGCCGCCGAACGGGAACTGCTGCTCGGTGCCGACCGCCGCGCCATGCTGCAAACCTTGCCGGCCGTCATGAACGCGGAAGAATTGCTGCAGGCGCAGGCAGGCCTGCGCGCCATCCACGCCTCGGCCGCCGTCGTCGACTACGTGCTGGCCCTCGTGCATGCCACCCGCGTGCCGGGCGTGTTTGCCGATGGCCTGAGTCCGCGCGCCGCGCTGGCCCTGCTGCAGGCGGCGCGCGCCTGGGCCGCCCTGGCCGGACGCGACCACGTCACGCCCGACGATGTCCAAGCCATAGTCGTACCCGTCTGCGCCCACCGCCTGCATGCGGCGCAAGGGTCGACGGACAGCCGCACCCTGCTGCAGCAATTGCTGCTGGCGACTCCCGTCTGA
- a CDS encoding M1 family metallopeptidase, with protein sequence MESRSTTRQGPPSPRGTRRSIGFFPISGKLKALSIAALLLAGLALQADLFAQPGQGKPASAPLPLAPSADGIALASPHASAVSTPSASNAWGGARTGAQATLSDRVVDYQIEATLDPVKHTIDGQQKLRWRNRSAQAVSSVYLHLYLNAFEGEHSTFFTEKRKLDTGFRSGVDTRDGEWGYIELRSMTQNGAKAPWHFVQPDNGPATDRTVVRVDLPQAVAPGAETTLDIRFFDQLPRVIARTGYFGSFHLVGQWFPKIAVLELPGERGATAPRWNAHEFHLNSEFYADFGHYDVKLTVPKEYTVGATGELQGAPQEKNGMLTHHYVQGDVHDFAWTADKHSAQPLTGSWSGPGSPPVAIKVLYPPEYASNAAPALQAAKDSLTYFSRTLGPYPYKTLTVVIPPFNAAEAGGMEYPTFITASSYANLQPKTIPEFGLDFVTIHEFGHGYFYGILASNEFEEPILDEGLNEYWDQRMLRARDQHIHATTPLLKRLGFDPVFKVFEFERMAAPRQDAADPLGQNAWDRLQGVGPVYSRTAITMRDLEARIGSEAMERGFKAYYEQWKFRHPSVADLRETLAEATGQRRIVEQVFAQQVYASANIDDRIGTFTSEEQTPLAGTALVNGKRVEHTADTLEKEEKKVREAWDKAHPDAKPGTGPYPYLTSVVLRRRGAPVPQVLLVKFADGTSERVVWDNEQLWQRYTWSKPVKAVSAELDPDRVHYLDVNKLDDGRTLKADKSAARRWSFDLAAAFQYLLSLIAIV encoded by the coding sequence ATGGAAAGTCGTAGCACAACGCGCCAGGGGCCGCCAAGTCCCCGCGGCACGCGCCGCAGCATTGGTTTTTTCCCCATCTCGGGCAAGCTCAAAGCCCTCTCCATCGCCGCCCTGCTGCTGGCCGGCCTTGCCCTGCAGGCCGACCTGTTCGCGCAGCCTGGCCAAGGCAAGCCAGCCAGCGCGCCCTTGCCGCTGGCGCCATCGGCCGACGGCATCGCCCTGGCGTCGCCGCACGCGTCGGCCGTCAGCACGCCCAGCGCCAGCAACGCCTGGGGCGGCGCGCGCACGGGCGCGCAAGCGACCCTGTCGGACCGCGTGGTCGACTACCAGATCGAAGCGACGCTCGATCCCGTCAAGCACACCATCGACGGCCAGCAGAAACTGCGCTGGCGCAACCGCAGCGCGCAAGCCGTCAGCAGCGTCTACCTGCACCTGTACCTGAACGCCTTCGAAGGCGAACATTCGACCTTCTTCACCGAAAAGCGCAAGCTCGATACTGGCTTCCGCTCGGGCGTCGACACGCGCGACGGCGAGTGGGGCTACATCGAACTGCGCAGCATGACGCAGAACGGCGCCAAGGCGCCCTGGCATTTCGTCCAGCCCGACAACGGCCCGGCCACCGACCGCACCGTCGTGCGCGTCGACTTGCCGCAAGCCGTCGCGCCGGGCGCCGAGACGACGCTCGACATCCGCTTCTTCGACCAGCTGCCGCGCGTCATCGCGCGCACCGGCTATTTCGGCAGCTTCCACCTGGTCGGCCAGTGGTTCCCGAAGATCGCCGTGCTGGAACTGCCCGGCGAACGGGGCGCCACCGCGCCGCGCTGGAACGCGCATGAATTCCACCTCAATTCGGAGTTCTACGCCGATTTCGGCCACTACGACGTGAAGCTGACCGTGCCCAAGGAGTACACGGTGGGCGCCACGGGCGAGCTGCAAGGCGCGCCGCAGGAAAAGAACGGCATGCTCACGCATCACTATGTGCAGGGCGACGTGCACGATTTCGCCTGGACGGCCGACAAGCACAGCGCCCAGCCGCTGACGGGCAGCTGGAGCGGCCCTGGCAGCCCGCCGGTGGCCATCAAGGTGCTGTACCCGCCAGAATATGCGTCGAACGCGGCGCCCGCGCTGCAGGCGGCCAAGGATTCGCTCACGTATTTCTCGCGCACCCTGGGCCCGTATCCGTACAAGACGCTGACGGTGGTGATTCCGCCGTTTAACGCGGCCGAAGCGGGCGGCATGGAGTACCCGACCTTCATCACGGCGTCGAGCTACGCCAACCTGCAGCCGAAGACCATTCCCGAATTCGGCCTCGATTTCGTCACCATCCATGAATTCGGCCATGGCTATTTCTACGGCATCCTGGCATCGAACGAATTCGAGGAACCGATCCTCGACGAAGGCTTGAACGAGTACTGGGACCAGCGCATGCTGCGCGCGCGCGACCAGCACATCCACGCCACCACGCCCCTGCTCAAGCGCCTGGGCTTCGATCCCGTCTTCAAGGTCTTCGAATTCGAGCGCATGGCCGCACCGCGCCAGGATGCGGCCGATCCGCTGGGCCAGAACGCGTGGGACCGCCTGCAGGGCGTAGGCCCCGTCTACAGCCGCACGGCCATCACCATGCGCGACCTGGAAGCGCGCATCGGCAGCGAGGCCATGGAACGGGGCTTCAAGGCCTATTACGAACAGTGGAAATTCCGCCATCCGAGCGTGGCCGACCTGCGTGAAACGCTGGCCGAGGCGACGGGCCAGCGGCGCATCGTGGAGCAGGTCTTCGCGCAGCAAGTGTATGCCAGCGCGAACATCGACGACCGCATCGGCACCTTCACCAGCGAAGAGCAGACGCCGCTGGCCGGCACGGCGCTGGTGAACGGCAAACGCGTGGAACATACGGCCGACACGCTGGAAAAAGAGGAGAAAAAAGTGCGCGAGGCGTGGGACAAGGCGCACCCTGACGCCAAGCCCGGCACCGGGCCGTATCCGTATCTCACCAGCGTGGTCCTGCGCCGCCGCGGCGCGCCCGTGCCGCAGGTGCTGCTGGTGAAGTTCGCCGACGGCACGTCCGAACGCGTGGTGTGGGACAACGAGCAGCTGTGGCAGCGCTACACCTGGAGCAAGCCCGTGAAGGCCGTCTCGGCCGAACTGGACCCGGACCGCGTGCACTACCTCGACGTCAACAAGCTCGATGACGGCCGCACCCTGAAAGCCGACAAATCCGCCGCGCGGCGCTGGAGCTTCGACCTTGCCGCCGCCTTCCAATACCTCCTTTCCCTGATTGCCATCGTATGA
- the ylqF gene encoding ribosome biogenesis GTPase YlqF, with amino-acid sequence MNAARKKAAETMENTDLVIEVVDARLPAASCNPMVDELRLFRQRPCLKILNKTDLADPAATAAWVAYFNAQEGVTAYAMTTKKPGDVARIPDLAKSLAPHRGVPTKPLRIMIMGIPNVGKSTLMNALLKKRVAKVGDEPAVTKMQQKLYLDKNTILVDTPGMLWPKIAIPSDGLMLAASHAIGSNALIEEEVAVFLAEELLKRYPDLLATRYGTKVDEVDAIGVVEGIAAKRGFRIKGGDYDFEKASHTLLLDYRSGILGRISLETPDTRAALLAQHAAEMAEKAAKAAEIAAEKAKNAARGKRGT; translated from the coding sequence ATGAACGCGGCCCGCAAGAAAGCGGCCGAGACCATGGAAAACACCGATCTGGTGATTGAAGTGGTGGACGCGCGCCTGCCGGCAGCCAGCTGCAATCCCATGGTGGACGAGCTGCGCCTGTTCCGCCAGCGCCCTTGCCTGAAAATCCTCAACAAGACCGACCTGGCCGACCCTGCCGCCACCGCCGCCTGGGTGGCGTATTTCAATGCCCAGGAAGGCGTGACCGCGTATGCGATGACGACCAAGAAGCCGGGCGACGTGGCGCGCATTCCGGATCTGGCCAAATCGCTGGCGCCGCACCGCGGCGTGCCGACGAAGCCGCTGCGCATCATGATCATGGGCATCCCCAACGTGGGCAAGTCGACCCTGATGAACGCGCTGCTGAAAAAGCGCGTGGCCAAGGTGGGCGACGAGCCGGCTGTTACAAAGATGCAGCAAAAGCTGTACCTGGACAAGAACACCATCCTCGTCGACACCCCCGGCATGCTGTGGCCGAAGATCGCCATCCCCAGCGACGGCCTGATGCTGGCGGCCAGCCACGCCATCGGCTCGAACGCGCTGATCGAAGAGGAAGTGGCCGTGTTCCTGGCCGAGGAATTGCTCAAGCGCTACCCGGACTTGCTGGCAACCCGCTACGGCACCAAGGTCGATGAAGTCGACGCCATCGGCGTGGTCGAGGGCATCGCCGCCAAGCGCGGTTTCCGCATCAAGGGCGGCGACTACGATTTCGAGAAAGCGTCGCACACCCTGCTGCTCGATTACCGCAGCGGCATCCTCGGACGTATCTCTCTGGAAACGCCGGACACGCGCGCGGCCCTGCTGGCCCAGCACGCGGCCGAGATGGCGGAAAAAGCGGCCAAGGCGGCGGAGATTGCCGCCGAGAAGGCGAAGAATGCGGCGCGCGGCAAGCGCGGCACGTAA
- a CDS encoding thiol:disulfide interchange protein DsbA/DsbL, with product MRFLRFLRPLLAAVTLVAATGGAMAADTGFTTLATPVRTDTGKKVEVVEYFMYSCPHCYALDPLMHDWVKKQGDKIAFRRVHLAATGPKDSQAHAYATLEAMGQLDQFHDKIFRAIHVERNRLNRDDAILDLLVKNGIDKAKYLDMFNSFGVQTKLKRNEQLITASKIDSAPTIVIDGRFVTSPAQLSRPGQSEPQTQTATLRVMDELVARVLKERAPAPAKK from the coding sequence ATGCGTTTTCTGCGTTTCTTGCGTCCCCTGCTTGCCGCCGTCACCCTGGTGGCGGCCACAGGCGGCGCCATGGCGGCCGATACCGGCTTTACCACGCTCGCGACGCCAGTGCGTACGGACACGGGCAAGAAGGTGGAAGTGGTCGAGTACTTCATGTATTCGTGCCCGCATTGCTACGCGCTCGATCCGCTGATGCACGACTGGGTCAAGAAGCAGGGCGACAAGATCGCCTTCCGCCGCGTCCACCTGGCTGCCACCGGCCCGAAAGACTCGCAGGCGCACGCCTATGCCACCCTGGAAGCGATGGGCCAGCTGGACCAGTTCCACGACAAGATCTTCCGCGCCATCCACGTCGAGCGCAACCGCCTGAACCGCGATGACGCCATCCTCGACCTGCTGGTCAAGAACGGCATCGACAAGGCGAAATACCTGGACATGTTCAATTCCTTCGGCGTGCAGACCAAGCTGAAACGCAACGAACAGCTGATCACCGCCAGCAAGATCGACAGCGCGCCGACCATCGTCATCGATGGCCGCTTCGTCACATCGCCGGCGCAGTTGTCGCGTCCGGGCCAGTCCGAGCCGCAAACCCAGACAGCGACCCTGCGCGTGATGGATGAACTGGTGGCGCGCGTGCTGAAAGAGCGCGCCCCGGCGCCGGCGAAGAAGTAA
- a CDS encoding histone deacetylase family protein produces the protein MSTAIYTHPDCQRHEMGDWHPESPARLQAINDQLILAHISDLVEHRDGVHAQLSDIERNHSATAIGLVRDNVPQAGDYYPLDGDTLLNAHSYEAALAAAGSAVAATDAVIDGEISNAFCAIRPPGHHARPSEPMGFCLFNNVAIAAKHALDVRGLERVAIVDFDVHHGNGTAESVANDPRILMVSFFQHPFYPYSDVESYTDTRVNVPVPARSKGDAVRQLVLDHWLPALHRQQPQMIFISAGFDAHREDDVGGMGLVEADYTWMTQQMMAVANQYGKGRIVSCLEGGYNLSSLGRSVAAHVKALAEL, from the coding sequence ATGAGCACAGCCATTTATACCCATCCCGATTGCCAGCGCCATGAAATGGGCGACTGGCATCCAGAATCGCCGGCCCGCTTGCAGGCCATCAATGATCAATTGATCCTCGCGCACATCAGCGACCTGGTCGAGCACCGCGATGGCGTGCATGCGCAATTGTCCGATATCGAGCGCAACCACAGCGCGACGGCCATCGGCCTCGTGCGCGACAATGTGCCGCAGGCCGGTGACTATTACCCGCTCGATGGCGACACCCTGCTCAACGCGCACAGCTACGAGGCGGCGCTGGCCGCCGCTGGCTCGGCCGTGGCGGCCACGGATGCCGTCATCGATGGCGAGATCAGCAACGCCTTTTGCGCGATCCGCCCGCCCGGCCACCACGCGCGGCCCAGCGAACCCATGGGTTTTTGCCTGTTCAATAATGTCGCCATCGCCGCCAAGCATGCGCTCGACGTGCGCGGCCTGGAACGGGTCGCCATCGTCGATTTCGACGTGCACCATGGCAATGGCACGGCCGAGTCCGTGGCAAATGATCCGCGCATCCTGATGGTGAGCTTTTTCCAGCACCCGTTCTATCCGTACAGCGACGTGGAATCGTACACGGACACGCGCGTCAACGTGCCCGTGCCGGCCCGCTCGAAGGGCGACGCCGTGCGCCAGCTGGTGCTCGACCACTGGCTGCCAGCGCTGCACCGGCAGCAGCCGCAGATGATTTTCATTTCCGCCGGTTTCGACGCCCACCGTGAAGACGATGTGGGCGGCATGGGTCTGGTGGAGGCCGACTACACGTGGATGACGCAGCAGATGATGGCCGTGGCCAATCAGTATGGCAAGGGCCGCATCGTCAGCTGCCTGGAAGGGGGCTACAACCTGTCGTCCCTGGGCCGCAGCGTGGCGGCGCACGTGAAGGCGCTGGCGGAGCTTTAA
- a CDS encoding LysR family transcriptional regulator, producing MDTLRSMRVFRAVVELDSFVRASERLDVSPAMVSKHVMHLERHLGARLLNRSSRHLSLTEIGKVYFEQCRDMLDNLDEVEATVGRTTVVPRGMLRLSAPVWFANAIFTRTLAAYRERFPEVTFDIDLSGRVVNLVEEGFDLALRVSQAPSPTLIARPIGSIAFHLVAAPAYLARAGHPQLPQDLAQHAMISYSLLANGNELDFDGAQGRERVKFSPVLQCNNESLLHAAALDGMGIALLPSWQTDADLAAGRLVRLFDDFKLAGGKVYAVYTSRRYLSSKVRTFIDFLADEGRLGT from the coding sequence ATGGATACCTTGCGCAGCATGCGCGTGTTTCGCGCCGTGGTGGAGCTGGACAGTTTCGTGCGCGCCAGCGAGCGCCTGGATGTATCGCCGGCCATGGTCAGCAAGCACGTGATGCACCTGGAGCGCCACCTGGGGGCGCGCCTGCTGAACCGCAGCAGCCGCCACCTGAGCCTGACGGAAATCGGCAAGGTGTATTTTGAACAGTGCCGCGACATGCTCGACAATCTCGACGAGGTGGAAGCGACCGTGGGCCGCACGACGGTGGTGCCACGCGGCATGCTGCGCCTGAGCGCGCCCGTCTGGTTCGCCAACGCCATCTTTACGCGCACCCTGGCCGCCTACCGCGAACGCTTCCCGGAAGTGACGTTCGACATCGACCTCAGCGGGCGTGTGGTGAACCTGGTGGAAGAGGGTTTCGACCTGGCCCTGCGCGTCAGCCAGGCGCCGTCGCCAACCCTGATCGCGCGGCCCATCGGCAGCATCGCCTTTCACCTGGTGGCCGCACCCGCCTACCTGGCGCGCGCGGGCCACCCGCAGCTGCCGCAAGACCTGGCGCAACACGCCATGATCAGTTATTCCTTGCTGGCAAACGGTAATGAACTGGATTTCGATGGGGCGCAAGGGCGCGAGAGGGTGAAGTTTTCGCCCGTGTTGCAATGCAATAACGAAAGCCTGCTGCACGCGGCCGCGCTCGACGGCATGGGCATCGCGCTGCTGCCGTCGTGGCAGACGGATGCCGACCTGGCGGCGGGGCGGCTGGTGCGCCTTTTCGATGATTTCAAGCTGGCGGGCGGCAAGGTGTACGCCGTCTACACGAGCCGCCGCTACCTGTCCTCGAAAGTGCGCACCTTCATCGACTTTCTCGCCGATGAAGGGCGCCTGGGGACTTGA
- a CDS encoding DUF58 domain-containing protein, with protein sequence MRLRTIRWLPARPWLGAQRVHIRPSRAGLAFAALLLALWIAAVNYRLGLGYALTYFAAACAIADMLFASRNLAGLALAATPGQAVFAGGQATFTLRLINRSARPRHAIQLAVIDSTAAPSLADIDAHGETAIHIVVAARQRGWLDAPPLRLSGSFPLGLFVAWCHWQPEARVLVYPQPEQNAPPLPLPAGTEQPAKQTPQQPHSSGGALELAGVRAYQTGDPLHRLAWRQIARHDGEHLFSKQFQPAADAQAGAARGSIVFDLATLHALAPEARLSRLAAWVLQAERTGLPYGLRLGALTLAPALGPSQRDACLRALALHDVPHDWPPAQATP encoded by the coding sequence ATGCGCCTGCGCACCATCCGCTGGCTGCCGGCGCGCCCCTGGCTGGGCGCGCAGCGCGTGCACATCCGTCCCTCGCGCGCGGGCCTGGCGTTTGCCGCGCTGCTGCTGGCGCTATGGATCGCCGCCGTCAATTACCGCCTGGGCCTGGGCTATGCGCTCACGTATTTCGCGGCCGCCTGCGCCATCGCCGACATGCTGTTTGCCAGCCGCAACCTGGCGGGCCTGGCGCTGGCCGCCACGCCGGGCCAAGCTGTGTTCGCGGGCGGCCAGGCCACGTTCACCTTGCGCCTGATCAACCGCAGCGCGCGCCCGCGCCATGCGATCCAGCTGGCCGTGATCGATTCCACCGCAGCGCCTAGCCTGGCCGATATCGATGCCCACGGGGAAACGGCCATCCATATCGTCGTAGCGGCGCGGCAACGCGGCTGGCTCGATGCCCCGCCCTTGCGCCTGTCCGGCAGTTTCCCGCTGGGCCTGTTTGTTGCCTGGTGCCACTGGCAACCCGAAGCGCGCGTGCTCGTGTATCCACAGCCCGAGCAGAACGCGCCGCCGCTGCCCTTGCCGGCCGGGACAGAACAGCCGGCAAAGCAGACACCACAACAGCCACACTCGTCCGGCGGCGCCCTGGAACTGGCCGGCGTGCGCGCCTACCAGACCGGCGACCCTTTGCACCGCCTGGCCTGGCGCCAGATCGCCCGGCATGACGGCGAGCATTTATTCAGCAAGCAATTCCAGCCAGCCGCCGACGCGCAAGCGGGCGCAGCCCGTGGCAGCATCGTGTTCGATCTCGCCACTCTGCACGCGCTGGCGCCGGAAGCGCGTTTGTCGCGCCTGGCCGCTTGGGTGCTGCAGGCGGAACGCACGGGCTTGCCATACGGCTTGCGCCTGGGCGCGCTGACTCTGGCACCGGCCTTGGGCCCCAGCCAGCGCGACGCCTGCCTGCGCGCGCTGGCGCTGCATGATGTGCCGCACGATTGGCCGCCAGCGCAGGCGACGCCATGA
- a CDS encoding SDR family oxidoreductase — MKEVILITGSSRGIGAATALLAARQGYAVCINYVRDAQAAEALCARIVADGGEAIAVQADVSDEAHVARLFGEIDARLGTLTALVNNVGVLEQKCRLTDISAQRLERVLRTNVISYFLCCQQAVRRMSTAHGGQGGRIVNVSSAAARIGSPNEYIDYAASKGAVDTLTLGLAKEVAAEGIRVNGVRPGIIHTEIHASGGEPGRVARLAPGVPMQRGGQPEEIADAILYLLGPGATYVTGSILDVAGGR, encoded by the coding sequence ATGAAGGAAGTGATCTTGATTACCGGTAGCAGCCGCGGCATCGGTGCGGCGACGGCGCTGCTGGCGGCGCGCCAGGGCTATGCCGTGTGCATTAACTATGTGCGCGATGCGCAGGCGGCCGAGGCGCTGTGCGCGCGCATCGTGGCCGACGGGGGCGAGGCCATCGCCGTGCAAGCCGACGTCAGCGACGAAGCGCACGTGGCGCGCTTGTTCGGCGAAATCGATGCGCGCCTGGGGACACTCACGGCGCTGGTCAACAATGTGGGCGTGCTGGAGCAGAAATGCCGGCTGACCGACATTTCCGCGCAGCGCCTGGAACGCGTGCTGCGCACCAACGTGATCAGTTATTTCCTGTGCTGCCAGCAGGCCGTGCGGCGCATGTCGACGGCCCATGGCGGGCAGGGCGGACGCATCGTGAATGTCTCGTCGGCGGCCGCGCGCATCGGCTCCCCGAACGAATACATCGATTACGCGGCTTCGAAAGGCGCCGTCGATACCCTGACCCTCGGCCTGGCGAAGGAAGTGGCGGCCGAAGGCATCCGCGTCAACGGCGTGCGGCCCGGCATCATCCATACGGAGATCCACGCTTCCGGCGGCGAGCCGGGAAGGGTGGCGCGCCTGGCGCCCGGCGTGCCGATGCAGCGGGGCGGCCAGCCGGAAGAAATCGCCGACGCCATTTTGTACCTGCTGGGACCGGGCGCGACCTATGTGACGGGCAGCATCCTCGACGTGGCGGGCGGGCGCTGA
- a CDS encoding DODA-type extradiol aromatic ring-opening family dioxygenase — protein sequence MQEHTFPTYFLSHGGGPWPFMKDQFGDRYDVLEASLQDIPRQIGARPKAVLVVTAHWEGPQFLVSASPRPGMIYDYSGFPPHTYQIQYPAPGAPELAAQVKQLLDAAGHPARLDHERGFDHGTFSALFPIYPQADMPLVQLSLKHGYDPLTHIEVGRALASLRRQGVLILGSGLSYHNLRQFGQAGAVASHQFDAWLRQAMALPPEQRLEQLLAWDRAPGARQAHPQEDHLLPLMVALGAAEQETAQVVYHEEDFFGALAVTSFRFG from the coding sequence ATGCAAGAGCACACCTTCCCTACTTACTTCCTGTCGCACGGCGGCGGCCCGTGGCCGTTCATGAAAGACCAGTTCGGCGACCGCTACGACGTGCTCGAAGCATCCTTGCAGGATATCCCACGCCAGATCGGCGCGCGGCCGAAGGCCGTGCTGGTGGTCACGGCGCACTGGGAAGGGCCGCAGTTCCTCGTCTCGGCCAGCCCCCGGCCAGGCATGATCTACGATTATTCGGGCTTTCCGCCGCACACCTATCAAATCCAGTACCCGGCGCCCGGCGCGCCGGAACTGGCGGCGCAGGTCAAACAGTTGCTGGACGCGGCTGGACATCCGGCGCGCCTCGACCACGAGCGCGGTTTCGACCATGGCACCTTCAGCGCCCTGTTCCCCATCTACCCGCAGGCCGACATGCCGCTGGTACAGCTGTCGCTGAAACACGGCTACGACCCGCTCACGCACATCGAGGTGGGCCGCGCGCTGGCCAGCCTGCGCCGGCAAGGCGTGCTGATACTGGGCAGCGGCCTGTCTTACCATAACCTGCGCCAGTTCGGCCAGGCGGGCGCCGTCGCCTCGCACCAGTTCGACGCCTGGCTGCGTCAGGCGATGGCCCTGCCGCCGGAACAAAGATTGGAGCAATTGCTGGCCTGGGACAGAGCACCGGGCGCGCGCCAGGCCCATCCGCAGGAAGACCATCTGCTGCCGCTGATGGTGGCGCTCGGCGCGGCCGAACAGGAAACGGCGCAGGTGGTGTATCACGAGGAGGATTTTTTTGGAGCGCTGGCGGTGACGAGTTTCCGGTTTGGCTAA
- a CDS encoding TonB-dependent receptor domain-containing protein — MMPAPPVLTIATRALLLCALAMPACAQEGVAGVDAGAAGVTHGDVSAELGQGGQHSVRGALSREQGGMTLDAAVDALRNGNYRDGSVFHQRGFTGGAEWKARQGRFGFSADQLNQDTRYPAPEAPFLALLAARPEDLYRYEVRRASAFVQRYVGKFELGVELSQREKRATAHYAGEDGSSESTYSSRRRQLAPRLRHYGKVGGVGTDTEVGLDLMQWQRRSGRDGDARRRQISRALLLREELAFGGPYAPRLLLGLRHEQFQLDPADLPAGGSDWENQNAWDVQGSLQLRPQLSVYAKAARSYRIDDDGYTRAGYRPLAGQLRRDMEVGATVGDAARSASVRVFSERLSNQIVFDQNLGQLGFAGNLDPSRRDGIAIEASMALARDWRLDGQLRQVHARYDDYAYDGPDIALVPKTLASLRLYWTGQGGASGDVGVQWLRALRYGPDFAGSCLAQVPAFATVDGRYARKLGAWELELAGSNLANRRHYGDAPGCRSSIYLNDARQLRVSARYHF, encoded by the coding sequence ATGATGCCTGCCCCTCCCGTCCTGACCATCGCCACGCGCGCCTTGCTGCTGTGCGCCCTGGCCATGCCGGCGTGCGCGCAGGAAGGTGTGGCTGGCGTGGATGCTGGCGCGGCCGGCGTCACGCATGGCGACGTGTCCGCCGAACTGGGGCAGGGCGGCCAGCACAGCGTGCGCGGCGCCCTGTCGCGCGAGCAGGGCGGCATGACGCTCGATGCGGCCGTCGACGCTCTGCGCAATGGCAATTACCGCGATGGCAGCGTGTTTCACCAGCGCGGCTTCACCGGCGGCGCGGAATGGAAGGCGCGCCAGGGCCGCTTCGGCTTCAGCGCCGACCAGCTGAACCAGGACACCCGCTATCCCGCGCCCGAGGCGCCGTTCCTCGCCTTGCTGGCGGCCCGTCCCGAAGACCTGTACCGCTATGAGGTGCGGCGCGCCAGCGCTTTCGTGCAGCGTTATGTCGGCAAGTTCGAGCTGGGCGTGGAACTGTCGCAGCGGGAAAAACGCGCCACGGCCCACTATGCGGGTGAGGACGGCAGCAGCGAATCGACCTACAGCAGCCGTCGCCGGCAGCTGGCGCCGCGCCTGCGCCATTACGGCAAGGTGGGCGGCGTGGGCACGGATACGGAAGTGGGCCTGGACCTGATGCAGTGGCAGCGGCGCTCGGGCCGCGATGGCGATGCGCGCCGGCGCCAGATTTCGCGCGCGCTGCTGCTGCGCGAGGAGCTGGCCTTCGGTGGCCCGTATGCGCCGCGCCTGCTGCTGGGACTGCGGCATGAACAGTTCCAGCTCGATCCGGCCGACCTGCCCGCCGGCGGCAGCGACTGGGAAAACCAGAATGCCTGGGACGTGCAGGGCAGCCTGCAATTGCGTCCGCAACTGAGCGTGTACGCCAAGGCCGCGCGCAGCTACCGCATCGACGACGACGGCTATACCCGCGCCGGCTACCGCCCCCTGGCGGGCCAGCTGCGGCGCGACATGGAAGTGGGCGCCACCGTCGGCGACGCGGCCCGCAGCGCTTCCGTGCGCGTCTTCAGCGAGCGCCTGAGCAACCAGATCGTCTTCGACCAGAACCTGGGCCAGCTGGGCTTTGCGGGCAACCTCGACCCCTCGCGCCGCGACGGCATCGCCATCGAGGCCAGCATGGCGCTGGCGCGCGACTGGCGCCTCGACGGGCAACTGCGGCAAGTGCATGCGCGCTATGACGATTACGCCTACGACGGGCCGGACATCGCCCTCGTGCCCAAGACTCTGGCCAGCCTGCGCCTGTACTGGACGGGGCAGGGCGGCGCCAGTGGCGACGTGGGCGTGCAGTGGCTGCGCGCGCTGCGCTATGGCCCCGATTTCGCCGGCAGCTGCCTGGCGCAAGTGCCCGCGTTTGCCACCGTGGACGGGCGCTATGCGCGCAAGCTGGGCGCCTGGGAGCTGGAACTGGCCGGCAGCAACCTGGCCAACCGCCGCCATTATGGCGATGCACCGGGCTGCCGTTCCAGCATTTACCTCAACGACGCGCGCCAGCTGCGCGTGTCGGCGCGCTACCATTTTTGA